In Ruminiclostridium papyrosolvens DSM 2782, the following proteins share a genomic window:
- a CDS encoding M42 family metallopeptidase — MQETLKIVTQAFGVSGNEEDIREIITTEIKKNVDEIKVDAMGNLIAVKKGKKKKIMFAAHMDEIGVIATFIDDNGFIRFSNLGGVSAFNSLAQRVRFKNGTVGCINAEEKLENMKDLRLGKMYIDIGCTSKEEAEKYVKVGDAASFTGDFHIQGDFAVSKAMDDRSGCAVLIELIKTMPKTDNEIYFVFTTQEELGLRGAKTAAFGIMPDCAIAIDVTRTGDTPECNSMEVKLGKGPAIKVKDASYIAHPQIRRTLQDLAQENGIPYTLELLERGGSDPGAIQTSGTGIPCGGISIPCRYVHTPCEMVSIQDLNNCVKLSTLFIKHYK, encoded by the coding sequence ATGCAGGAAACATTAAAAATAGTTACACAGGCCTTTGGTGTATCCGGAAACGAAGAAGATATCAGAGAAATTATTACTACTGAAATAAAAAAAAATGTTGATGAAATAAAAGTTGATGCAATGGGTAATCTGATTGCAGTAAAAAAAGGCAAGAAAAAGAAAATCATGTTTGCGGCACATATGGATGAAATTGGAGTTATAGCTACCTTTATTGATGATAATGGATTTATAAGGTTTTCCAATTTAGGCGGGGTGTCAGCGTTTAATTCACTTGCACAAAGAGTGAGATTCAAAAATGGTACGGTAGGTTGCATTAATGCAGAAGAGAAGCTTGAAAACATGAAGGATCTCAGACTTGGGAAAATGTATATTGATATTGGCTGTACCAGCAAAGAAGAAGCTGAGAAATACGTCAAGGTTGGAGATGCAGCCAGCTTTACAGGTGATTTTCATATTCAGGGGGATTTTGCAGTTTCGAAGGCCATGGACGACAGAAGCGGTTGTGCAGTACTTATTGAGCTTATAAAAACCATGCCTAAAACAGATAATGAGATTTACTTTGTCTTTACTACTCAGGAAGAATTGGGACTAAGAGGTGCAAAGACAGCTGCTTTCGGAATTATGCCCGATTGTGCCATTGCAATTGATGTAACACGTACAGGAGATACACCGGAATGCAACAGCATGGAAGTAAAGCTTGGAAAGGGTCCGGCAATAAAAGTAAAAGATGCTTCTTATATAGCTCATCCTCAGATTCGAAGGACTTTACAGGATTTGGCTCAGGAAAACGGGATTCCTTATACTTTGGAATTACTGGAAAGGGGAGGAAGTGACCCCGGTGCAATACAGACTTCCGGAACGGGGATACCCTGCGGAGGTATATCAATTCCATGCAGGTATGTTCACACTCCTTGCGAAATGGTGAGCATTCAGGATTTGAATAACTGTGTCAAACTATCAACCCTGTTTATAAAACATTACAAGTAA